A window of Streptomyces profundus genomic DNA:
CCATCAGCGGCGCGTCGGGCTGGTCGGCGCCTCCCGGATCGGCCGCCTGGTCGCCGAGGCGCTGCGGCCGTTCTCCCTCGACGTGGCCATCGCCGACCCCTACCTCGGCGAGGCGGAGGCAGCCGAGCTGGGCGCCACCCTGCTGCCCCTGGAGGAGCTGCTGCGGGAGAGCGACCTGGTGAGCCTGCACGCGCCCGCCATCGCCGAGACCCGCCACATGCTCGACGCCGACCGGCTCGCCCTGCTGCGGGACGGCGCGATCCTGATCAACACCGCGCGCGGCGCGCTGGTCGACCACGAGGCGCTGACGCCCGAGCTGGTCAGCGGCCGGATCGACGCCATCCTCGATGTGACCGAGCCCGAGCCGCTGCCCGCCGACTCGCCGCTCTGGGATCTCGACAACGTCTGGCTCACCCCCCATATCGCCGGCGCCCAGGGCACCGAGCTGCACCGGCTCGCCGATGTGGTCCTCGACGAGCTGGCCCGCTTCGACGCCGGCGAGCCACTGGGCCATCCGGTGCACGCCGGTGAGCTCGGCCGGATCGCCTGACCCGCCGGGGCGACGGACTCCGCCGGCCCGGCTCGCCGACCCGCGCGCCCGAAACGGGACATGGCGTGGTGAGCCCGGCTGGCCCGCCGCTGTGGTTACGTTGGCCCCTGGCAGGCCCGACGCACCGCAGGAGAAACGCCCGTGACAGACGACGCGTCAACCCCCCGGCCCGTGCCGGTGTCCAAGATCGACACCTCCGTGCCGCACTCGGCCCGGATCTGGAACTACTGGCTCGGTGGCAGCGACAACTACGAGGTGGACCGGATCGCGGGGGACCAGTACCGGGAGGCGTTCCCCGGCATCGTGGACGTCGCTCGCGCCTCCCGGCAGTTCCTGGTCCGCTCCATCCGCTACATGGCCCGCGACGTGGGCGTCTGGCAGTTCCTCG
This region includes:
- a CDS encoding hydroxyacid dehydrogenase, whose protein sequence is MIADLPDRLFSPPQWSRLRELADLGDERVLTDFTSPASLDRLAEVEVLITGWGSPAVDEAALAAAPRLRAVLHAAGSVKGHLSPACWERGVQISTAAQANAQPVAEYTLAMILLTLKGVPASTAHLRERRDRVDVLRTFPRIGNHQRRVGLVGASRIGRLVAEALRPFSLDVAIADPYLGEAEAAELGATLLPLEELLRESDLVSLHAPAIAETRHMLDADRLALLRDGAILINTARGALVDHEALTPELVSGRIDAILDVTEPEPLPADSPLWDLDNVWLTPHIAGAQGTELHRLADVVLDELARFDAGEPLGHPVHAGELGRIA